The DNA region GCACACACATTTTTACATTTtcccattgttctaaaaatcctcaGCGCTAGGCGGCCGGACATTGCCCCGATTAATgtctaggcatttgaaaattaagaaagggctcCTAGACCTGCTGAGGCGCACGCCTAGGCACCCAACTAGGTTACgactcacttagatagaaaatagataacttttattttgcattttattttttacaataaaTTATTAGGGACTTGTtgtatacttaaatgaacacacattatatgcttgtttcctatgttttaattatattccaatacttcataatatatatatatatatatatatataggcagacACTATTtatacgaaatataatagatttatttAAATTCGTCTAGTTCACCTGGGCGTTAGGCCCCAGCATGCCACCTGACTAGCGCCTaacatcttttagaaccttgcttttTCCACACACTTTCTAATTTTTGGTCGCCGGATTGAATACATGCTTATAATAAGGACCATAATATTAGGACAATATTGATAAATACAAGGACTATATATAAGTTGGAAGTTGGGCTTTCCAACCGTAAATCCTTCTCCTATCAACTATATAGACTAGTCAAAGCTCCCCAAGCACAAGCACACAGGCACATACAAATTTAATCACATACGCTAATTAGAAGATAgagttcaattttctttttctaactttCACAGTTAGTTATTTTGTGTTTGATCCCTGCAAAATCCCTCACAGTAAACCCAACTTTTTCGAACTTCCCTCTCTCATTGCTCTCTCTGAACTTCAAATAATCCAAGCAAACAAATGGCTTGTAAATCCTCTCATTCCCTTCTCCCACCACATCTTCTGGTGCAAATATCACCTTCTCATcctcaaaacaccaaaaaaagGCCAACGAAAACCGATTTTTCGGCTGCTTTAAAATGACTCTATGTTCTGATGACCTCAAATTATCATTGCTCCAAGCTTGAAACATGTCTCCTATGTTCACCACCAAGGTCCCCTCACATGGAGTTATGTGCATCCACTTTCCCTCCTTTGATCTCACTTGAAGCCCTCCGATTTCGTCTTGGTACACAATTGTCACACAGCTCATGTCAGTGTGCATTCCAAGTCCTTCAACCTCTTGATGTTGATCTTCCAAACATTCTGGAGGGGTTGAGTAGTTGTTCACTCTCAAGTAACCATGGCAATTTTTGAATTCGGATTCGTAATGTTTCTTCTCCAATCCATCCCCCAAGCTCATCAGCGCAATCCTTACGATCTTCTTCGATAGTTCTGCCATCTTGCTCCCATATTCTTGTAATATTTCACTGGTAGAAAgaaacaaataatcaaaaagcaAATATACCTCAAGCAAATATACCTCAAGAAAAATCTCTTTCGATACAATCAACATTAAGCAGGAGAAAATCAAACACAGAACCTCGGATGCAGGTGTGAGCACTTTAAACaattagaaagaagaaaaaatatacaTAAAGAAAAGGTAAATAGAAGcatctttatttatttacataAACATatacttgtatatatatatatatatatattttacagaTATAATACCTGAATTCAGAGTTGTGTTGGTCAAAGAGAACTTGTGCAGAACTTTGAGCAGAATCAAAGAACTTGGGGCCAGAAACTCTGAGACTTTCAAAGTAGGGAGAGGCTATGAATTGAGGGGTATAAGTTTTGGCAGAAGAGGAAGGACCAAGTTTGAGTTTGGTATCAGAAGGGAGGTTGAACAGGTCATTTGACAGAGAATATAGTTTTCTGAAAAGATCTTTGGAGATCCCATGATTGGTGATGTGGAAGAAGCCCCATGTTTTGAAGGCTTCAGCTAGAGAGGATAGAGAAGATGGGTGCAATACTGGCTGAGAAATGTCTAGCATGGGGAGTTTAACAGAAGTTTGAAATATTTCTGACATTGCATCTAGAGTTTGTAGAGTCTAGAGCCTAGGATGTAGATAAAAAGGTTACTTTGTCCACATGGGGTTTAAGTTATTAAATAGATGGTTGGTTAAAGTCTAATCAAATGGGGTAGCGCATAGATTAACTTGATATGCTTTCTCATCGTGTGTTGATACTGGATGGTTTGAGATGTCCTGGTATTAATTGGACGATATTTGGCTGCTGCAAATTCAGCAGTAGCTCATTTTTTACTCAACCATAGATGGACaagtagacctgtaaacgggtcgggtttattgaATTTGGATCGGGTTCAACttgacccgttaagttaacgggtcattCGAATCCAACttgttaagctaacgggtcatccgaaTCCGACCcattaagctaacgggtcacccgttaacaagtattattattattttttcgcataaagtttattttttgttattaagactttactaaaattactaaaatattctCAACTAACAGGTGCTAACGGGTTGACCTAAAATgatccgttatttaacgggttcaccTATTAGCgatccgacccgttaagcatccacccaaatacaaatattaacgggttgggtcaggTCGGGTTCAAAATGCCAGGCCTATGGACAAGTGTCTAAATAATTGAAATTGTAGACACAGATTGAACACATGTCCATTTATGGTTGGGTAGAAGCTGAAGTTGTTGCAGAATTTGCAGCAGCCAAGTAGTGTTCATATTATTTAGGATGCTCGTTTAAATGATGTTGAGTCAATAAAGAATCTTGTACCTGCGAGGTTCTTAAGGGTAGCCATTTTTCTTAATGCAGATAAAATGGTGCACTATGTTAAGACATTTGACATAGGAAAGTGGAAATTTAGTTGTTTCTTCacagaattaaaattaaaccattttaatttaaatagtgTATCAGAACTTTATTGTATGtaatgacaaaaaaataaaacataaacatGTTTGACTATATTTATAGACTTAAAACTAAAGCATAACTTTTGGTATTTCGGTGAAGCAATCCTATGTAAATCAATTGAAGGCagctaattaaataatttaatttgcagTTACAAGTAGGCAAGAGTACAGGCTGTAAGTTGGCATCCAGGTCATATGTATGGACTTTCTTAAATTCTGTTAGCATGTTATGCATGGCTTCTGGGTTCTCTGGTCTGCATATTTaaaccacccccccccccccaaaagaCACGCACGCACAAAGCAtatatgtgagagagagagagagagagtaatgtgacaatttagtttttaaattattatctgagtgaaaattaggtATATAAACTATTTATCAGAAAAATCAGTCCTTAAAGTTAAAAGTTGCCAATTAAATCCCTAATATTAGATTTGATGCTcttttattcaaattttttgtcaatttaagtCATGTGAGACACTTTGGAGGGTAAATGGTAATTTTTCATGAGTCTAAGGACTTAACTTTTCAAAAAAGAGTGTATAGAGAATtttggagggtaaattagaAATTAGATTCCAAATATGCAACTTTAAAGACTTTTAGGCAAGAAAATGATGGTATTACCATCTAAAATGTTTTACGTGCAAGTCACGTGACTTAAGTTAACGAAAAATTAAGTGTTTTAGATTAtcagctttgaatataataatagAAATGAAATTAGCAgcttataattaaattaattagcaCATTTTCCTCTCATTGTACGTGTTCCCTTTATGAAATGAATATCATACTTGAatttcaaaaaagaaataaatcgACATTTCACCTTATATATTACTGGAAAACGTTTTTGACTAGCAAAGCATATGTAGAAGTTGAAGCTAGAACACCACGTGAAACCTGAGTGAAAATTATGTATATAAAGTATATCATTGCATGTCTGCCACTCTAGTTTTCCACATAGGAAAAAAATCAAAGACGCATGTCACTTGGTTTATCTTTTTAGCCTCGATGGTACAAGAAAAAACTTTATTCAAATGATAAACTTAAATAACAACTGAGAGAAAGACATGAACTTTGATTGAGAGCATTCACTAACAGGAACGTCCtcaaatcaaacaaattaaaaaattatacaaaacaaAGCGAGCAAGCAAAGCCAATGAGCTACACATTTGGCACAAATTAAAGCAATATCCATGATGACtggtttttttttgtaattaatcTAGAAATCAACAATGGCCAAAATGGTAGCTTAAAATCAAAAGCAAGCTAAGTGCCAATATCTTTTGGAGTCTTTTTCCTTCTGTGAAACCATGATGAACAATTTAAGTAAATGAGGACAATTTTGAAAAGCTAGATCACCTCTTTTTCATTAGGCAAATTGGGTGTTCTAATGATTATATAAAATACAAGTCctgaattaaatttttttatataaaaaaagctATATGTGGGTAAAATGGTGATTCCATAAAGGTGATTCAATTTCAAAGAATGTATAAGAACGTCTAATCAGTTGGACAATCAAAATTTAGTTTAGacagtgctattcacacacttaATTTTACTTCCTATacattcttgttaatttttttttatcattgatgttctttaatttattcgatATAATGATAAATTGCATTATTTTAGCACTACtctttagttttgcattattTTAGCCAATTGCATTTTTTAATTGTCGTTATCCAGATAAAGCAAGGAACTTTGAGCTACTAATGCCCTCTGCAATTAGGAAACTGCACCATCATTCCCGTTTAATTGTCAAAGAAGTATTCAATGTGAAACTTTTAACTTGactattaatttatttataccaAGTTGGCAGATCCCACTAGGCTATAATGTTGTACATTTTGTGCTTTGTTGTAAAACAGTGAAGGTCCACTCAAAGAATTAAATAATGGGCAAGTTGTCCTTCCATTTCCGTTGAAGCTTGCAGCACACTACTTCTAGTTTCTatatggggtgtgatatctacatacctatttttacttctcacacacctcttattaatttatgttcattgattttttttaattcatccgatccgacgaccgaaaactaaaaaagtgtggaagaagtaaaaatgggtgtgtagatatcacacccctttctATATAAATATAAACCCCACACAACATCAAGGTGAAAAGTTCACGGAAGAGATTgtgaaagaagaaagaggaaagaaaaagagaggaaggagagaagCGAGAATAgtgagagttatctttgtacttctgttattttaaattataatgAAAACACTACTGCTGACCCCGAGGATGTACTCCAGTTACATTGATTATAAAGGAACAtcataaattttgtgtcttatttcatttattccactacaCACTGTCGATTTTACAATATGCTTAAACTAAACTAAGGAAGTGTTTGagggtgttttttttattttttttatttttggtaaatgAAACGATAGTAGATTGATAAGTTCAATTAGTGTTACAAAAGCCAATTAAGGCGATACAATATCCTTGACAAGTAAATCAACGATTACGCTTGGGGGGTAACCAACCATTCACTAGATTGACTAGATGTAACGCCGACACGGTCAAGCCGGTGAGCAACTCCATTGGATTGGCATCGAGCATGGGTGGATGAAGCTCCAGTGATTGAGGAGAGAAGGGCCATGATGTCCTCGACAACCTGACCAATGAAGGACAGATTGGGGGGAAGGATCCTTCAAAGCCTCCACAATCTGGAGGGAATATGACTCAAATATGATATTTTGAAAATCCCCTAACTGACGCCCAAACCAGAAGTTCACGGAAAGCCAAAGCTTCCGCCTGAAGTCGAGAGAAAGCGTTCAAGAAATGACCACATTTTGCCGCTACAAAGCAGCCCCGATCATCGCGAAAAACCCCGCCGTAGCCACCGATTCTCCTGTCCACATTCCAAGCACCGTCGACATTCAATTTCAAGTTGCCAGATGGCGGTGCGAGCCACTTTTTGGGGGGCGGAGGATGCCAGTAGGAGGAGAGATGGCTTTGGGGAGGGTGGTGAATTCCTGTCACAAGTGGAGACTTCGAGCAACAGTAACATTAGGAGAGTCAGAGGAACCTGGAACATAGTCTGTGTTTCGAGCGCCCCAGGTCTGCTGATAGACCAGCAGACCATGAGAAAAGTATCAAAGGCCCAAGGTGGGAGATCATCGATAGCATCCATAGCCCAAGCAAGTGGTGAAGATGGATTGCGTCCGAGAAAAGGAATGCCCAGTGGAGACGATAACCACGAGCATTTGGCAAACGGACAGTATTTCAATAGATGCAACGTCGATTCATAAAGGTGGCAGCATTTGAACACACCACCTATGACCCATGTTTACACGGGTGGCAGCGTTGAGCATATttttttgttccaaaggcaAATACTAAACTTTTATCTTGGGCCTTGTTTGGCTTGGCCCATAATGAGCCCAAGTCAGGCACAACCTATCAGATTTGACATAGAGAAATCAAACCAAACACTTTAGGTGTAGGAATAGACGCTCTTAATTACTTGAGCTATAAGCTCcttgtacaaaattgcatggttcaaagttttatttgttgttACATTGGagaaaataaacacaccaaaaatatatatcgTCTTCATCATTTATAAAAGTTAAATAAGACATCCTCCAACTAAGTGACGATTCACTCTTGtaacgttttttttttacattaataccagaagaaaaaaacatgTCGTTTTAATTCAATGACATGAAACGTCTATTAGTGGCTTCTTTAAACGCTTAGACTTAGTCCTTTAAACGTCCAGTTAATTAGTGAACCTGCCATGCACCATTAGTTTCATTTTCTAATTATATTACAGCATTATATATACCATACAAGTATTTTCTGTGAAATATGAGTGAATGCCCACATGCCGCCATCCATGAAAGGAGGAACCCTTGAAGTACTTCTGGTTGATGCTGAAGACATTAGGCACACAAATCTTCTTGGTAAGCCATGGTTATATGATTTTAAACTCTCCACCCTTCTCAAAAGGAGCAATTTTCCTGTAGGTTTTGTACGCGCTAAGATCTAGTAAAATTTATGCGGGGATTATCACACAACAGTAGATTTCACTTATTTTTACTACAAATCAACACTATGCGTACTAGGAAAtctatgttaaaaaaaataaaagatcctCGAAATTAAACAACAATGTTctatttttcttagttttatttcacTTCCCAATTAATTTCTTGAACTAATATTTGAGTCCGTTAGACAAATTACACTAAATTTCTGTTACGAGTGTCCCTTTGTGGACACTTGGTTTTGGTGGTTGATTTAGGGATTAAATCGAAAATTCCAAAATTACTGTTACAGGTAGACCATCCTACTACGTGATCATAAAGTGTGGAAACCAAGAATACAGAAGCAAGCAATCATCAGGTGTTTCTTAAATTTATTCTTCTTTGGACTCCCATTTGGATTATTATACTGCTATATATGCATAGAGGTATTTGCTTATTTACCCTCTGAACTTGTATGCAACTATCAATTTCCtcctaaattttaattttagccgattacccattgaacttttttaattagccaattttccCCTTGAACTTTAACTTTAGCCGATTACCTCtctgaacttttataaatagccaattccCCCATTGGCTTTAGATTTTAAAaactttctttcaatttttcatccatccaatttttcatcatttttgccCTCATACAGTTGTTATGTATTGTTTTCGTGATCAACAtggattaaaatttttaaaatttaatgttagggaggaaattggctatttataaaaatttaggGGCTAATcgactaaaattaaagttcatggTAGAAATTGACAACTCCATACAAGGTCAAGGGGCAAATCGCCAAATATGCcgatatgcatatatatacagCATTCCTTAGCTAATTaattaagggagttttaacaaaaaattcctggtactgttcacttttgacgaaaaatcacatttttacactaaaaagtcaaacctgatactattcattttaccctttattttgtcctttattttgtccttatcgttaaaactaaaaaatttcaagccattttcattagttttcctattaatTTAAATTGGGTTCTGTGATGCATATGCAGATGAAGATGAAAGAGTTAGCTGGAATGAAAAATTCACGTTTGAATTCCCCTTATCAAATTGGAAAAAGTTGACTCATCTCAAACTCAGAATTATGGACACTGAATTATTCACAGATGGTGGATTTGTTGGTGAAACCATGTACTTGAATGCCTTAATATCTCTCGTGTTTACCCTAAACTAAATTATGTGCATGttattcctaaatctcattttCTGCTAATTAATCAttaatcttttctttttctcaataACGAGCTTTAATTTCTGCTATGCAGGATTCATCTTGGTGGGATAGTTACTGAGGGAAAGGACAGaggatttattgaattaaaacCAGCTCCATACAATGTGGTGCTTGAAGATGACACCTATAAAGGAGAGATAAAAATTGGATTTCGATTTACTGCAAATGTACGTATATACTTACATTGTTGACGAATTAATAAATCGTGCAATCAAACAAGATTTTATAATTGAGGATTCTAATTTAGTCTAGCAACGCACGTAACATGTTAGACTGTTAAGTACGTTAACCAACAAGCGAACATTTCTCAAGTTTATTTGTCAACTTCTTTTTGCAATGCTAAACATGTTGCATGATGATTGTACTATATATGCATGCAGAAAGAATCTCATGTGGTAGAGACAAGGGAATTCtcggcagatgacaagactaaACCAAGAGGATCAATCTGTAGGAGCATTGCCAACTTCTGGAGAATTTTATGGTGGAGGTTCTTGTTTTGTCACAGAACGGATTCTAAAAATAAGTAGAAGCATACTTAGGGAATCACATCATGAGTATAATATGTATTGGAATCagtattctttttctttatattgGCATGTTATACTTCAAAACAATTCATTGTTTGttttaataagaaaagaaaatgacgaAACGATGTGATCTTCACATTTAAAAAGAATCCGTCAATACAAAGTGCAGATATTTTATCACTAGAATTataacttgttgatgcacaaaaccggaggtcttggaacaatgtaaattcgaccgtgaatatgcaagaaagtaaagaacacaagatgtatcgtggttcgccccaatgtttgggctacgtccacattaatgttgattgtatttctcttctctgtatgaatgtatggattacaagtgtgagggagtcccccagagaagagagagagtttgagatagctctctgtttgtgagctgagaaagagagagtttgagagagctctCTGTTTGTGAGCTTTGTGGCCtctgtatgtgaggatgagagctttgctctgagTATCAGAgcttgaggattgtgagggtgaggaggcccttttatagacaaagggctcctcccctttttacatatttgccccttcatttattacataattacatttgagtcccccgagtatttatatgagattTAAATAtgaaggccctaagtatggtacaaacagtagtcccccaagtcttc from Malus domestica chromosome 01, GDT2T_hap1 includes:
- the LOC114821810 gene encoding gibberellin 20-oxidase-like protein; translated protein: MSEIFQTSVKLPMLDISQPVLHPSSLSSLAEAFKTWGFFHITNHGISKDLFRKLYSLSNDLFNLPSDTKLKLGPSSSAKTYTPQFIASPYFESLRVSGPKFFDSAQSSAQVLFDQHNSEFSEILQEYGSKMAELSKKIVRIALMSLGDGLEKKHYESEFKNCHGYLRVNNYSTPPECLEDQHQEVEGLGMHTDMSCVTIVYQDEIGGLQVRSKEGKWMHITPCEGTLVVNIGDMFQAWSNDNLRSSEHRVILKQPKNRFSLAFFWCFEDEKVIFAPEDVVGEGNERIYKPFVCLDYLKFRESNERGKFEKVGFTVRDFAGIKHKITNCES
- the LOC103401938 gene encoding elicitor-responsive protein 3, with product MKGGTLEVLLVDAEDIRHTNLLGRPSYYVIIKCGNQEYRSKQSSDEDERVSWNEKFTFEFPLSNWKKLTHLKLRIMDTELFTDGGFVGETMIHLGGIVTEGKDRGFIELKPAPYNVVLEDDTYKGEIKIGFRFTANVRIYLHC